One Paenibacillus crassostreae DNA segment encodes these proteins:
- a CDS encoding AraC family transcriptional regulator has protein sequence MTKYMDYMISSRPIRTFNCVVDSSKQKIKSLTVINAGHLPGRTLQRQEAIFSAWAFVVITEGSGYYQVNGGVRQKVEAGNWFCLFPNAVYNYGPDDDGYWDEYYFAVEGDRVDEWQENWLSSPSLVHKVTIDDALLHKMEMMFMLIDSGIPSNLDRVAMSLEPFVYELVTAGEGNGQGTPRTFVLNVIEDLSRKLYLPLDPNEIANRHHISVSTLRRIVHEYSGYPLNEFIHRLKAAEARDILLNTELTVKEIGESLGYKDTFYFSRVFKRITGVSPTSYRNRIGQ, from the coding sequence ATGACAAAGTATATGGACTATATGATTAGTTCGCGTCCGATCCGCACTTTTAATTGTGTAGTGGATTCAAGCAAGCAGAAGATTAAATCGCTCACTGTGATTAATGCAGGTCATTTACCCGGAAGAACGCTGCAGAGACAAGAAGCTATTTTTTCGGCATGGGCTTTTGTGGTGATTACAGAAGGTAGCGGTTATTACCAGGTGAATGGAGGAGTTAGGCAAAAAGTTGAGGCAGGTAATTGGTTTTGTTTATTCCCTAACGCAGTGTATAACTATGGTCCAGATGATGATGGATATTGGGACGAGTATTATTTTGCTGTGGAAGGGGACAGGGTGGACGAATGGCAGGAGAACTGGCTTAGTTCGCCATCACTCGTTCATAAAGTAACTATTGATGATGCTCTCCTTCATAAAATGGAAATGATGTTCATGTTGATTGACAGTGGCATACCAAGCAATTTAGATCGAGTAGCAATGTCGCTAGAACCGTTCGTTTATGAACTCGTTACTGCTGGGGAGGGGAATGGACAAGGAACGCCGAGAACGTTTGTACTGAATGTAATCGAGGATTTATCGAGGAAGCTATATCTACCACTTGACCCTAATGAGATCGCTAATAGGCATCATATTTCTGTATCTACACTACGAAGAATTGTTCATGAATATAGCGGATATCCGCTAAACGAATTTATTCACCGTCTTAAGGCTGCTGAAGCGAGAGATATTCTACTTAATACAGAACTGACTGTGAAGGAGATTGGTGAATCACTTGGATATAAAGATACTTTTTATTTTTCCCGAGTATTCAAAAGAATCACAGGAGTGTCCCCTACAAGTTACCGTAATCGAATAGGTCAGTAA
- a CDS encoding Gfo/Idh/MocA family protein — MSQLRIGLIGNGSISDSHLLAYQCNPKAELVAICDLNESRASAGAKKYNIPYVYTDYRELLANPEVDAISICTWNNSHAEISIAALEAGKHVLCEKPLCKTVDEALRVEEAVRRTGKVFQVGYVRRHASNISVLTKFIDAGDLGEIYFAKASLVRRIGNPGGWFADKERSGGGPLIDIGVHVIDLCWYLMGKPRVKSVSGNTYNKLGNRSNIENYSFYKTSDYDASFNTVEDMANAIIRFENGASLMVDVSFSLHAKQESASISIFGDKGGAEIEPTLSIATEKHNTIINVEPQITTPGFDFQESFQNEIDHYIDSCLGIIETNSPVEDGVEMIKILNALYKSAAEGREIKF, encoded by the coding sequence ATGAGCCAACTAAGGATAGGTCTTATCGGCAATGGATCGATCTCTGATTCACACTTATTAGCATACCAATGCAATCCGAAAGCAGAACTTGTAGCGATTTGCGATTTGAATGAAAGTAGAGCAAGTGCAGGTGCCAAAAAGTACAATATCCCCTATGTATATACAGATTATCGTGAACTCCTGGCTAATCCGGAAGTGGATGCGATCAGCATTTGTACCTGGAACAATTCACACGCCGAGATCAGTATTGCTGCCTTAGAAGCCGGCAAGCATGTACTATGCGAGAAACCTTTATGCAAAACTGTGGATGAAGCATTAAGGGTCGAGGAAGCCGTTCGTCGTACCGGAAAGGTATTCCAGGTTGGTTACGTCCGTCGTCATGCTTCTAACATTTCTGTGTTGACAAAATTTATTGATGCTGGCGATTTAGGAGAAATCTATTTCGCCAAAGCTAGCCTCGTTCGTAGAATCGGAAATCCCGGCGGTTGGTTCGCCGACAAGGAACGTTCGGGTGGAGGACCGCTGATTGACATCGGTGTACACGTCATCGATTTATGCTGGTATCTGATGGGTAAGCCAAGGGTGAAATCCGTCAGTGGCAATACTTACAACAAACTTGGCAACCGTTCAAATATTGAGAACTATTCATTCTACAAAACATCTGATTACGACGCATCGTTCAATACAGTCGAAGACATGGCTAACGCAATCATCCGCTTCGAGAATGGTGCATCTCTGATGGTTGATGTCAGCTTCTCGCTCCATGCTAAGCAGGAATCGGCTTCCATTAGTATTTTCGGTGATAAGGGTGGAGCCGAAATTGAGCCAACGTTATCGATTGCAACAGAAAAACATAATACGATTATCAATGTCGAGCCGCAAATTACCACCCCAGGCTTTGATTTTCAAGAAAGCTTCCAGAATGAGATCGATCATTATATCGATAGCTGTCTGGGAATCATTGAGACCAACAGTCCTGTAGAAGATGGTGTGGAAATGATTAAAATACTGAATGCTCTTTATAAATCAGCCGCTGAAGGTCGAGAAATTAAATTCTAA
- a CDS encoding sugar phosphate isomerase/epimerase family protein produces the protein MQLLNKIGVIVDSFGVGVMEGLKKAKDVGAEGVQIYAVSGEMDPAELTPTKRKELRSYIEGLGLEISALCGDLAGHGFQDSQANPEKIEKSKRILDLALDLGTSIVTTHIGIVPEDRNSRIYDSMQRACDELGMYANRMNAYFAIETGPETASHLKSFLDTMTTKGVSVNFDPANMVLVTGDDPVQGVITLRDYIVHTHAKDGKRMRYVDPRDVYGCLGYGGMSHEEIAKMETSGASFEEVPLGEGTVDFPAYFAALQEIRYNGYLTIEREVGSSPEDDIRKAVQFIQAYRI, from the coding sequence ATGCAACTGCTAAATAAAATCGGTGTCATTGTCGACAGCTTTGGGGTAGGTGTTATGGAAGGTCTGAAGAAAGCAAAGGATGTTGGCGCTGAAGGTGTACAAATTTACGCCGTTTCTGGTGAGATGGACCCAGCTGAATTAACTCCCACCAAACGGAAAGAACTGCGGAGTTATATCGAAGGATTAGGTCTGGAAATATCAGCACTGTGCGGTGATTTGGCAGGTCATGGCTTCCAAGATAGTCAGGCGAATCCAGAGAAAATCGAGAAATCCAAACGCATTCTTGATCTGGCGCTTGATCTCGGCACATCTATCGTAACCACCCATATCGGTATTGTTCCCGAAGATCGTAACAGCCGGATTTATGACTCCATGCAACGTGCTTGTGATGAGCTCGGTATGTACGCCAATCGTATGAATGCCTACTTTGCAATTGAAACTGGTCCAGAGACAGCATCTCATCTAAAAAGCTTCCTCGATACGATGACTACCAAAGGGGTCTCCGTCAATTTTGATCCAGCCAATATGGTATTGGTTACTGGTGATGATCCAGTTCAAGGCGTAATAACCCTACGGGATTACATTGTTCACACTCATGCTAAAGACGGCAAGCGTATGCGTTATGTAGATCCAAGAGACGTGTATGGATGTCTCGGATACGGTGGAATGTCTCATGAAGAAATCGCCAAGATGGAAACATCTGGTGCCTCATTTGAAGAAGTTCCGCTAGGGGAAGGTACAGTGGATTTCCCAGCTTATTTCGCGGCTCTTCAAGAGATCCGTTATAACGGTTATTTGACGATAGAACGGGAAGTCGGTTCCTCTCCGGAAGATGACATCCGCAAAGCAGTTCAATTTATCCAAGCTTATCGCATTTAG
- a CDS encoding sugar phosphate isomerase/epimerase family protein, with product MKLGVSSYSLYQAMQAGTMSILDIIEWVAEIGGQHIEIVPLGFDFDTHPELEIQIREKAAIVGIDVSNYAIGANFITVTEEAYQAEIARVIREVDRANRLGVKLMRHDVASRPDTSIIRFNEDLDRIAQACRQIADHAEQYGITTSVENHGYYVQASDRVQALINAVDRHNFKTTLDVGNFICVDEDPLSAVKKNLEYASIVHIKDFYIRPSHRNPGEGWFTTTSGNFLRGAIAGQGDLDLWEILSSIKQSGYDGYLSIEFEGMEECRHGTKIALDNVKCIWNEVC from the coding sequence ATGAAGTTAGGGGTAAGTTCCTATAGCTTGTATCAAGCAATGCAGGCGGGCACTATGAGCATTCTGGATATCATCGAGTGGGTAGCTGAAATTGGCGGACAGCATATTGAAATCGTACCACTTGGATTCGATTTTGATACCCATCCTGAACTGGAGATCCAAATACGCGAGAAAGCAGCAATCGTCGGTATTGACGTTTCCAATTATGCAATTGGCGCCAACTTCATTACGGTCACAGAAGAAGCTTATCAAGCGGAAATTGCCCGTGTCATCCGTGAAGTCGATCGTGCCAACCGCCTCGGTGTAAAGTTAATGCGTCATGACGTAGCTTCTCGTCCAGACACGTCAATCATCCGGTTCAACGAAGATTTGGATCGTATTGCTCAGGCCTGCCGGCAAATCGCTGACCACGCCGAACAATATGGAATAACCACTAGCGTAGAAAATCACGGCTATTATGTTCAGGCCAGTGATCGCGTGCAAGCACTCATCAACGCGGTTGATCGTCATAATTTCAAGACGACACTCGATGTCGGAAATTTCATATGTGTAGATGAAGATCCTCTATCCGCAGTGAAGAAGAATCTCGAGTACGCTTCCATAGTGCATATTAAGGATTTCTATATCCGTCCTTCACACCGGAATCCTGGAGAGGGTTGGTTCACAACTACAAGTGGTAATTTCCTCCGAGGCGCTATCGCCGGTCAAGGAGACCTTGATTTGTGGGAAATCCTGAGTAGTATCAAACAGTCTGGTTATGATGGATACCTATCAATCGAATTCGAAGGAATGGAAGAATGTCGACATGGTACTAAAATTGCCCTAGATAATGTGAAATGTATTTGGAATGAAGTTTGTTGA
- a CDS encoding YqkE family protein: protein MAKKKRPITTPKPDSEYKSATLKDLLNADILAQLKSQADEMKAEEKKKKEELELQKLEARKQEQKKLDNNFEHLLENSSMDWRKFK, encoded by the coding sequence ATGGCTAAGAAAAAACGACCTATCACGACTCCAAAGCCTGATTCCGAATATAAGTCAGCTACGCTGAAGGATTTACTAAACGCTGACATCCTAGCACAATTGAAGTCACAGGCTGATGAGATGAAGGCGGAGGAAAAGAAAAAGAAAGAAGAACTAGAGTTGCAGAAGTTGGAAGCGCGTAAGCAAGAACAAAAGAAATTGGATAACAACTTCGAACACCTGCTTGAGAATAGTAGTATGGATTGGCGCAAATTTAAATAA
- a CDS encoding LacI family DNA-binding transcriptional regulator: MANIKDIAKMAGVSVTTVSRVLNNQPYVSADKRDAVIRAMEESNYQRNINAVHLSTGKTFLIGVVVPFSNNPYFGVLIDGIAKEALHNNYKLVLFQTNYEVDREIDALTMLKNKQIDSLIICSRICGWDIINDYLSYGPIVLCEDARGTKVSSTFIDHYKSFSIALEYLYQKGHRQIGYCIGRRTGSNSQQRETAYKDFLAKFNQPLDPNIIFYECLNFEDGEQIVQRLQNMSHPPSALLVANDQVAAGILTCCKKQNISIPNELAIMGFDNQPIAKIMNITTLEIPLNEVGRKLFLQAMDNTTISHEEILVRLIERSTV, translated from the coding sequence ATGGCCAATATAAAAGATATAGCAAAGATGGCAGGAGTATCAGTGACAACCGTGTCCCGTGTACTAAACAATCAACCCTATGTCAGTGCTGATAAAAGGGATGCTGTTATACGAGCTATGGAGGAAAGTAATTATCAGAGGAATATAAATGCTGTTCATTTAAGTACAGGGAAAACTTTTCTTATAGGTGTTGTTGTTCCTTTCTCGAATAATCCCTATTTTGGAGTATTAATTGATGGTATAGCTAAGGAAGCCTTACACAACAACTATAAGTTAGTTTTGTTCCAAACGAATTACGAGGTAGATAGAGAGATAGATGCTTTGACGATGTTGAAAAATAAGCAAATCGATTCATTAATCATATGTTCTAGGATTTGTGGATGGGATATTATAAATGATTACCTGTCTTATGGTCCTATTGTTTTATGTGAGGATGCGAGAGGTACAAAAGTATCTTCAACGTTTATAGATCATTATAAAAGTTTCTCTATAGCTTTAGAGTATTTATATCAGAAAGGCCATCGACAAATTGGTTATTGCATCGGAAGAAGAACAGGAAGTAATAGCCAACAAAGAGAAACAGCTTATAAAGATTTTCTTGCGAAATTCAATCAGCCTTTGGATCCAAACATTATTTTCTATGAGTGTTTAAATTTTGAAGATGGAGAACAAATCGTCCAACGCCTTCAGAATATGAGTCATCCACCTTCGGCATTATTAGTAGCTAATGATCAAGTCGCTGCAGGAATTCTAACCTGCTGTAAAAAACAAAATATTTCAATACCCAATGAGCTGGCAATTATGGGATTTGATAATCAGCCTATAGCAAAAATTATGAACATCACTACTCTTGAAATTCCTTTAAATGAAGTTGGAAGAAAACTGTTTCTTCAAGCTATGGACAATACTACGATTTCTCACGAGGAGATATTGGTTAGATTAATTGAACGATCAACAGTATGA
- a CDS encoding ABC transporter ATP-binding protein: MIIQVEQLQKNYITYERGASFRETVASLFKRKPIEIQAVKGLSFEMEAGEIVGFLGPNGAGKSTTLKILTGVLYPTAGNVQVLGYTPWKHRKKYVRNIGAVFGQKSQLLWDIPPIDAFYMNKAIYALEDEPFQETLDQLVDLLDVGEVMRKPTRQLSLGERMKCEFIMAMLHRPKVVFLDEPTIGLDVIAKEKIRSFIQEMNERGVTFILTTHDLEDVEKLAKRVIVVNHGEIVFDDSIGALRNFLGAKKTVTLTTEVQADWSGISGVSVLKQVSEVEAELELDTEQLELKEFIRMVNDRYTIHDMSINALPIDRVIKELYQVDTKTLPNTKTLSPLNK; encoded by the coding sequence TTGATTATACAAGTAGAGCAATTGCAGAAGAATTATATAACCTATGAACGTGGAGCATCATTCCGTGAGACGGTAGCAAGCCTTTTCAAACGTAAACCAATCGAGATTCAAGCCGTAAAAGGACTATCATTCGAGATGGAGGCTGGTGAAATTGTAGGTTTTTTGGGCCCAAATGGTGCAGGGAAATCAACGACTTTGAAGATACTTACGGGTGTTCTATATCCAACAGCAGGGAATGTTCAGGTTCTAGGTTACACACCTTGGAAGCACCGAAAGAAGTACGTTCGGAATATCGGCGCGGTATTTGGGCAAAAGTCGCAATTGTTATGGGATATCCCACCAATTGATGCATTTTATATGAATAAAGCTATCTATGCATTAGAAGATGAACCATTCCAGGAAACGTTGGATCAACTCGTAGATTTACTGGATGTGGGTGAAGTCATGCGGAAACCTACAAGGCAATTATCCCTTGGGGAAAGAATGAAATGCGAGTTCATTATGGCTATGCTTCATCGTCCGAAAGTTGTATTTCTAGATGAACCAACGATAGGTTTAGACGTGATTGCCAAAGAGAAAATTCGTAGTTTTATTCAGGAGATGAACGAACGAGGAGTTACTTTCATTCTGACGACACATGATCTTGAAGACGTGGAGAAGTTAGCGAAGCGGGTCATCGTAGTCAACCATGGCGAAATTGTATTTGATGATTCGATAGGGGCTCTACGTAACTTTCTAGGTGCTAAGAAGACGGTGACACTTACGACGGAAGTACAGGCAGACTGGAGTGGAATTTCAGGTGTATCAGTTCTGAAACAAGTATCCGAGGTAGAAGCTGAGCTTGAACTGGATACGGAGCAATTAGAGCTTAAGGAATTCATTCGTATGGTCAATGACCGTTATACGATTCATGACATGTCAATCAATGCCTTACCGATCGATCGCGTGATTAAGGAATTGTATCAGGTAGACACAAAGACGTTACCTAACACCAAAACTCTGAGTCCCCTAAATAAGTGA
- a CDS encoding ABC transporter permease yields the protein MRSALACYAAVMKTKLAERMAYRGDFFISVFMMLIGDLMVPLITLLVYRSGASFPGWTLHEVILIQGIFTLAKGIAFPFFFGIVSTTLHHVREGSYDVFLLKPRPVLFITLTSSFDIDDFGRLISGGVLATWALSGMSFPGGMEWLQFGVLFLCSQLVLFAFSLILSGLLFKWVGSSRVYDIFDSVSMFGLYPGTIFSKAFQNVLTYIIPITMIGFLPAAALLGRPAEGTWIAAMMCVLFLGAGLAFWHYMLKNYTSAGG from the coding sequence ATGAGATCGGCACTTGCCTGCTATGCTGCTGTTATGAAGACCAAGCTTGCTGAACGTATGGCGTATCGTGGCGATTTCTTCATTAGTGTATTCATGATGTTGATTGGAGACTTAATGGTTCCATTGATTACGTTACTTGTGTACCGTTCAGGCGCCTCTTTCCCAGGATGGACATTACATGAGGTTATTCTTATTCAAGGGATATTCACGTTGGCTAAGGGAATTGCCTTTCCCTTCTTCTTCGGGATCGTATCGACTACTCTTCATCATGTTAGGGAGGGTTCGTATGATGTATTTCTACTTAAACCACGCCCTGTCTTATTTATTACGCTGACGAGTTCTTTCGATATAGACGACTTTGGTAGATTGATTAGTGGTGGAGTATTAGCGACTTGGGCGCTGTCTGGGATGTCTTTTCCAGGTGGTATGGAATGGCTACAGTTCGGTGTATTATTTCTATGTTCACAGCTGGTTCTATTCGCATTCTCATTAATTCTATCTGGGCTTTTGTTTAAATGGGTTGGGAGTAGTAGGGTATACGATATCTTTGATTCAGTCTCTATGTTCGGTTTGTATCCGGGGACGATCTTCTCCAAAGCCTTCCAGAATGTTCTGACGTACATCATACCGATCACGATGATCGGGTTCCTGCCAGCAGCAGCGCTTCTTGGAAGACCTGCGGAGGGAACATGGATCGCCGCGATGATGTGTGTATTGTTTCTTGGGGCGGGTCTGGCATTCTGGCATTACATGCTTAAGAACTATACAAGTGCGGGGGGCTAA
- a CDS encoding ABC transporter permease has protein sequence MKKSLTMIRAVGWATYKEWAAFRSHMAVSILIGPIYFIVQFFIWQAIFSTRDTLNGFTLEQMLMYFGVMSCINYLTFDFADWNLQMLIRTGKYVTFVLRPVSHIFFAFSQKIGHRSLGFWIEFLPVSLIYFFILDIDLIPAQPLWAIISVILGFIMTFLVNYCIGLTAFWLTNADGIRRMFLLVRDVTAGVLVPLTFFPEIVQKVLIFLPFQFMQYVPVRVFVGSYELAGVTLSIPQIVGLQALAVLLMWGLSSVLITLGLRKFTGVGV, from the coding sequence ATGAAGAAATCTTTAACAATGATTAGAGCAGTTGGATGGGCTACCTATAAAGAATGGGCGGCCTTCCGCTCTCATATGGCCGTGTCTATCCTCATCGGACCTATTTATTTCATAGTACAATTTTTCATCTGGCAAGCGATCTTCTCGACGAGAGATACCTTGAATGGATTTACTTTGGAACAAATGCTGATGTATTTCGGCGTGATGTCATGCATCAACTATCTTACTTTTGATTTTGCAGATTGGAATTTGCAAATGCTTATTCGGACGGGAAAGTATGTCACCTTTGTATTGAGACCGGTATCGCATATTTTCTTTGCCTTTTCTCAGAAGATCGGTCACCGCTCTCTCGGTTTCTGGATAGAATTTCTACCGGTATCCTTGATCTACTTCTTCATTCTAGATATTGATCTGATCCCTGCTCAACCGCTATGGGCCATTATATCTGTTATTCTTGGATTTATTATGACTTTTCTAGTGAACTATTGTATTGGTTTGACGGCTTTTTGGTTGACGAATGCGGATGGAATTAGACGTATGTTCTTACTGGTTCGCGATGTAACGGCTGGTGTATTAGTACCACTGACTTTCTTTCCAGAGATTGTTCAAAAGGTTCTTATATTTCTACCATTTCAATTCATGCAATATGTTCCGGTCCGTGTATTCGTAGGTAGTTATGAGCTAGCAGGAGTTACTTTATCTATTCCACAAATTGTAGGACTGCAAGCGTTAGCTGTATTACTAATGTGGGGCTTATCTAGCGTACTAATTACACTTGGATTACGGAAGTTTACGGGGGTGGGTGTATGA
- a CDS encoding serine hydrolase domain-containing protein, giving the protein MGIHIHSTHTEFTPEEAGFRIQTIEQLDQLFVELIQNEKVQGASYLLARGGKIFAMKSMGELRHTEQGKLFTPHSIRRIASITKWFTMVAVLRLMEDGKISLGQQVKDFIPEFDHRFYERINITHLLTHTSGLAPDGGYFLEPYPTDWYDHLFAFGDDDDDDGEKPVRTADEEIAFRKSQWIKAMLAGPPVCAPGEQWNYCTKGFMILGEIINRVTGLEYEEYIQRTILEPLGMTRTFFNVPEELHGEVCVVNDWELERLSRMRQPFDPPKSGGGLFSTLEDLNRFAQMLLNKGSYDGVRILGRKSVEMLQREPYPEGLPAFCWGDQVKNNHFALSSSLGREYDSCGPNTFFHEGAGRSTLMVDPDEDLVVAFFVPSDVDWVPESVINVKNIIWSGLK; this is encoded by the coding sequence ATGGGCATTCATATACATAGCACTCATACAGAATTTACGCCAGAAGAAGCAGGATTTCGCATACAAACTATAGAACAACTAGATCAATTATTTGTAGAATTAATTCAGAATGAGAAAGTACAAGGGGCATCGTATTTACTTGCGCGAGGTGGGAAGATATTTGCCATGAAGTCGATGGGTGAACTTCGTCATACAGAGCAAGGGAAGCTGTTCACTCCCCATTCGATACGCCGGATTGCCTCAATCACGAAATGGTTTACGATGGTAGCCGTGTTACGCTTAATGGAGGATGGAAAGATATCATTAGGACAGCAAGTAAAAGATTTCATTCCAGAATTCGACCATCGTTTCTATGAAAGAATTAATATTACGCATTTATTAACACATACATCAGGTTTGGCTCCGGATGGAGGCTATTTTCTTGAACCTTATCCAACAGATTGGTATGATCATTTATTCGCTTTCGGAGATGACGATGACGATGATGGTGAGAAACCCGTACGCACTGCGGATGAAGAGATTGCCTTCCGTAAATCCCAATGGATCAAGGCGATGTTAGCTGGACCACCAGTCTGCGCTCCTGGAGAACAGTGGAATTACTGTACAAAAGGGTTCATGATTCTAGGTGAAATTATAAACCGAGTGACAGGTCTTGAGTATGAAGAGTATATTCAGCGCACGATCTTAGAACCCCTCGGAATGACACGAACTTTCTTTAATGTTCCTGAAGAACTTCATGGAGAGGTATGTGTTGTGAATGATTGGGAGTTAGAACGCCTTTCTCGAATGAGGCAACCATTTGATCCACCAAAGTCAGGTGGAGGATTATTCTCTACCTTGGAAGACTTGAATAGATTTGCACAAATGTTGCTTAACAAGGGGTCATATGATGGAGTTCGAATTCTTGGTCGTAAATCGGTTGAAATGTTACAAAGAGAACCATATCCTGAAGGATTACCCGCATTTTGTTGGGGTGACCAAGTGAAGAATAATCATTTCGCGCTTAGCAGTTCTTTGGGCAGAGAATATGATTCTTGTGGTCCAAATACGTTCTTCCATGAGGGAGCTGGTCGAAGTACGCTCATGGTTGATCCTGATGAGGACCTCGTAGTCGCTTTCTTTGTCCCTTCTGACGTCGATTGGGTACCGGAATCTGTTATTAATGTGAAGAATATCATTTGGTCTGGTCTTAAATGA
- a CDS encoding serine hydrolase domain-containing protein, translating to MVATLSIHDARTDNTPQNLGFDPQRLQYLDEHFKGLIEGEKIQGASYLISRDGQIIVHRSLGKLTYHEDSPDLMPDSIRKVYSITKAFTAVAIAQLVEEGKLFYQQSVSSLIKEFDTDMHRGITIWHLLTHTSGLMADPGCQTEPYELPFYQWQASKKKESQSHWEDSDWIKILLGGRMYCKPGEQWNYCTAGYVILGELIARVAGMPYEQFLQEKILGPLGLDRSFMTVPEELKAETCFVHPWGEKELLNPWDSSGLPAQAGSGLYSTLQDLWTLGQTLLDGGSRNGVHLLGRRTIQNMVSNQLHNIPSTCWGDKVKHYPMSLGFNLNHNDICSPGTFSHEGHGHSGLYVDPTERLVYTFFVPSLAGWVPEAIINPRAIIWSALI from the coding sequence ATGGTAGCAACACTATCGATTCACGATGCTAGGACGGATAATACGCCACAGAATCTTGGCTTTGATCCACAGCGTTTACAATACCTTGATGAGCATTTCAAAGGGCTAATTGAAGGGGAGAAAATTCAGGGGGCAAGTTACCTTATATCACGAGATGGCCAAATTATTGTTCACCGTTCGTTAGGGAAACTAACCTATCACGAGGATAGCCCCGACCTTATGCCGGATTCCATACGTAAAGTTTATTCAATCACGAAAGCGTTTACGGCTGTGGCAATCGCTCAACTAGTAGAAGAAGGAAAACTATTCTACCAGCAGTCGGTGAGTTCTTTGATCAAAGAGTTTGACACTGATATGCACCGTGGTATTACGATTTGGCATCTACTAACACATACTTCGGGTCTCATGGCTGACCCCGGTTGTCAGACAGAACCTTATGAATTACCTTTCTATCAATGGCAGGCTTCTAAAAAGAAAGAAAGCCAATCCCATTGGGAAGACAGTGATTGGATCAAAATTCTCCTTGGTGGACGAATGTACTGTAAACCGGGTGAACAATGGAACTATTGTACGGCGGGCTATGTGATTCTAGGAGAGCTAATTGCTCGAGTAGCGGGTATGCCGTATGAGCAATTTCTACAAGAGAAGATCCTCGGACCACTCGGGCTGGATCGATCTTTCATGACCGTACCTGAGGAATTGAAGGCAGAGACATGCTTCGTGCATCCATGGGGGGAGAAGGAACTCTTAAATCCGTGGGATTCGAGCGGTTTACCAGCGCAAGCAGGCAGTGGACTATACTCCACATTACAGGATTTATGGACATTGGGTCAGACCTTACTTGATGGCGGCTCTCGCAATGGTGTTCATCTGTTAGGTCGTAGAACGATTCAGAATATGGTGTCTAATCAACTTCATAACATCCCTTCTACTTGTTGGGGAGATAAAGTGAAACATTATCCGATGTCACTGGGCTTTAACCTGAATCATAATGATATTTGTTCACCGGGTACCTTCTCACACGAAGGACATGGGCATAGTGGATTGTATGTAGATCCAACCGAACGGCTTGTATATACATTTTTTGTACCGAGTTTGGCAGGTTGGGTTCCTGAAGCCATCATTAATCCACGGGCAATCATTTGGTCAGCATTAATATAG